A region from the Arachis ipaensis cultivar K30076 chromosome B01, Araip1.1, whole genome shotgun sequence genome encodes:
- the LOC107616125 gene encoding non-specific lipid-transfer protein 1 produces MAKLALVATIMACMVIVGSHGQATLSCDQVTVWLLPCVSYAVLGGNVSQLCCQGIYSLNKGYKNGDDRRSACQCIKDRAALIPGIDYKRVNQIAGLCGTKCPYKVYPTTNCSKVQ; encoded by the exons ATGGCTAAATTGGCATTAGTAGCTACAATTATGGCTTGCATGGTGATAGTTGGTTCTCATGGTCAAGCAACATTGAGTTGTGACCAAGTCACAGTTTGGCTACTTCCATGCGTAAGCTATGCAGTTTTGGGAGGGAATGTGTCACAATTGTGCTGCCAAGGTATATATTCTCTTAATAAAGGATATAAGAATGGAGATGATAGAAGATCTGCATGCCAATGCATTAAGGATAGGGCTGCCCTTATTCCTGGGATTGATTATAAACGTGTTAATCAAATTGCTGGTTTATGTGGCACTAAATGTCCCTACAAAGTTTACCCAACTACTAACTGCTCCAA GGTGCAGTAA